One Triticum dicoccoides isolate Atlit2015 ecotype Zavitan chromosome 5B, WEW_v2.0, whole genome shotgun sequence genomic window carries:
- the LOC119310647 gene encoding phosphatidylinositol glycan anchor biosynthesis class U protein-like, with amino-acid sequence MYFFAEVFDFFISFFLIVFNMNIIFMVLPLAIHLKHRPCFLAFVYTAIVAMLKSYPSAGDSALYLGLLGLFANGLAEMQFIFFLFFGYIGISLLSPVMHNLWIWRGTGNANFYFATGLACTCLQTVLVVETVAPCELHTD; translated from the exons ATGTATTTCTTTGCCGAAGTCTTCGACTTCTTCATAAGCTTCTTTCTTATAGTCTTTAATATGAACATCATTTTTATGGTGTTGCCATTGGCTATCCATTTGAAGCATCGACCGTGCTTCCTTGCCTTTGTTTACACAGCAATTGTCGCCATGCTGAAATCGTATCCCTCG GCTGGAGATTCAGCTCTATATCTGGGACTTCTAGGCCTATTCGCCAATGGATTAGCGG AGATGCAAttcatcttcttcttattttttggATATATTGGGA TCTCTCTCCTTAGCCCTGTTATGCATAACCTATGGATCTGGAgg GGTACTGGAAATGCAAATTTCTACTTCGCGACTGGTTTGGCTTGCACCTGCCTTCAG ACTGTGTTGGTCGTAGAGACT GTTGCGCCGTGTGAGCTACATACAgattga